A single genomic interval of Nonomuraea rubra harbors:
- a CDS encoding ZIP family metal transporter, with amino-acid sequence MGMHDTHETDYATHRHARAGVGLTAGSALVIHSLLDGAAIGAAYQTDTSLAVAVALDAIAHDFTDGFNTYTVTSLYGNARRRALILLTLLTLDALAPVAGATITTLVTIPDAALGAYLGLFAGFLLYLATSDILPEAHTPRRATRWTLTATVLGTLFMWGVIGLTG; translated from the coding sequence ATGGGCATGCACGACACCCACGAAACGGACTACGCCACCCACCGGCACGCCCGTGCGGGCGTCGGCCTCACCGCCGGCTCGGCCCTCGTCATCCACAGCCTCCTGGACGGCGCCGCGATCGGCGCCGCCTACCAGACGGACACCTCCCTCGCGGTGGCCGTAGCCCTAGACGCCATCGCGCACGACTTCACGGACGGCTTCAACACCTACACCGTCACCTCCCTCTACGGCAACGCCCGCCGCCGCGCCCTCATCCTCCTCACCCTCCTCACCCTCGACGCCCTCGCCCCCGTAGCCGGCGCCACCATCACCACCCTCGTCACCATCCCCGACGCCGCCCTGGGCGCGTACCTCGGCCTTTTCGCCGGATTCCTCCTCTACCTCGCCACGTCCGATATCCTCCCTGAGGCCCACACGCCCAGACGGGCGACGAGATGGACGTTGACGGCGACCGTGCTGGGAACGTTGTTCATGTGGGGTGTGATCGGGTTGACAGGCTGA
- a CDS encoding AfsR/SARP family transcriptional regulator, whose translation MDHLEFRLLGSIDACVGGRRLELGPRKRRYVLAALLLDLNRPVAVERLIDAVWEGDPPDSARMTVQGHVYRLRRTLVGAQVETDASGYVLRADPEQVDVLRFRRLAAEAAVAGDEAGAALLEEALELWLGPALGEPGGGTSLAVAAVELEEARLAAVEELARRRLRLGQPERAVAPLRAIVTAAPHHERLVSLLMTAFFRVGRQAEALELYERTRRLLADQLGVSPGRELQATFESVLTARV comes from the coding sequence GTGGATCACTTGGAGTTTCGCCTGCTCGGGTCCATTGACGCCTGTGTCGGGGGACGCCGCCTGGAGCTCGGGCCGCGTAAGCGTCGTTACGTGCTGGCCGCCCTGCTGCTGGACCTGAACCGTCCGGTAGCGGTGGAGCGGCTGATCGACGCCGTGTGGGAAGGCGACCCCCCGGACAGTGCGCGGATGACCGTGCAGGGACATGTGTACAGGCTGCGCCGCACCCTGGTGGGCGCGCAGGTGGAGACCGATGCGTCCGGCTACGTGCTGCGGGCGGACCCCGAGCAGGTGGACGTGCTGCGTTTCCGCCGGCTCGCGGCCGAGGCCGCCGTGGCGGGGGACGAGGCCGGCGCCGCCCTGCTGGAGGAGGCGCTGGAGCTGTGGCTCGGGCCGGCGCTGGGCGAGCCGGGGGGCGGCACGTCGCTGGCGGTGGCGGCGGTCGAGCTGGAGGAGGCGCGGCTGGCGGCCGTCGAGGAGCTGGCCCGCCGGCGGCTGCGGCTGGGCCAGCCGGAGCGGGCCGTCGCGCCGCTGCGCGCGATCGTTACCGCCGCGCCGCACCACGAGCGGCTGGTGTCGCTGCTGATGACGGCCTTCTTCCGGGTGGGGAGGCAGGCTGAGGCGCTGGAGCTGTACGAGCGCACCCGCCGGCTGCTGGCCGACCAGCTCGGGGTGAGCCCGGGGCGGGAGCTCCAGGCCACGTTCGAGTCCGTGCTCACGGCTCGGGTCTGA
- a CDS encoding DUF262 domain-containing protein, with protein sequence MSPIPHERAHRPQLEKITELASRVKAGEIRLPKFQRQFVWKGHQVLDLLDSISRNYPIGSLLLWDSELRLASDHDIAGIEIDQAPNRERTAYLLDGCQRLSTICGALYWEPKGDPKSLWNLVYDFEEERFAHRKDFDEPPAHQIPLRLLAQPYQYAKWASKRLPDEFEEAAGQLFDNFSNYETSVVTLKTASITEVGRIFERVNTRGTPLTAVQVIRAVTWRSDFDLLDAIDGVRDVLAAKNYGLIDQMLLLRAISAAAGLGFAKSDMEQLPSVGHERLLAAIEETEEAAKKAVDFLTTEIGTPTAAALPHANQLAVVIEIFRQIPRPNGKQFAQLRSWFWRTVLGGYYEGWNPRKMAADLAAVTAFAKGETKGIEVDVPPPSTRLWAGKYDRGTAPQKTFALMLAARGPVDLITGAAIDVGKTLAGDNYLQFHHFFPKAALLRDGIRFEQANVLANIVMLTAISNQKISDLPPSAYLKAEIDFSDERTIRERLDTCLVSAPAFDAAMRGDYKAFLAARSETLLDWARDLIQRGLATEAAPVELDEESLRLANEVEVVDEDTDD encoded by the coding sequence ATGTCGCCGATCCCCCATGAGCGCGCTCACCGCCCCCAGTTAGAGAAGATCACCGAGCTCGCGTCGCGGGTCAAAGCGGGGGAGATCAGGCTTCCGAAGTTCCAGCGGCAGTTCGTGTGGAAGGGCCACCAGGTCCTCGATCTCCTCGACTCGATCTCACGGAACTACCCGATCGGCAGCCTGTTGCTGTGGGACAGCGAGTTGCGGCTGGCGAGCGACCACGACATCGCGGGCATCGAGATCGACCAGGCGCCGAACCGTGAACGTACTGCCTACCTGCTCGACGGCTGCCAGCGTCTGTCGACTATCTGCGGGGCACTGTACTGGGAGCCGAAGGGTGATCCGAAGAGCCTCTGGAACCTGGTCTATGACTTCGAGGAGGAGCGTTTCGCGCACCGGAAGGACTTCGACGAGCCGCCCGCGCACCAGATTCCGCTGAGGCTGCTCGCCCAGCCCTACCAGTACGCCAAGTGGGCTTCGAAACGGCTTCCTGATGAGTTCGAGGAGGCGGCGGGGCAGCTGTTCGACAACTTCTCGAACTACGAGACCTCGGTCGTGACGCTGAAGACGGCCTCGATCACTGAGGTCGGCCGGATTTTCGAACGGGTCAACACTCGCGGCACACCGCTGACGGCGGTCCAGGTCATCCGCGCGGTGACTTGGCGCAGCGACTTCGATCTCCTCGACGCCATCGACGGCGTCCGCGACGTGCTCGCGGCCAAGAACTACGGCTTGATCGACCAGATGCTGCTACTCCGCGCGATCTCGGCGGCGGCCGGGCTCGGGTTCGCCAAGTCCGACATGGAGCAGCTGCCGTCCGTTGGCCATGAACGTCTCCTGGCGGCCATCGAGGAGACCGAGGAGGCCGCAAAGAAGGCCGTGGACTTCCTCACCACCGAGATAGGCACTCCGACGGCCGCCGCGCTTCCCCACGCCAACCAGCTCGCCGTCGTCATCGAGATCTTCCGGCAGATCCCGAGGCCGAACGGCAAGCAGTTCGCCCAGCTCCGCAGCTGGTTCTGGCGGACGGTCCTCGGCGGCTACTACGAGGGCTGGAATCCCCGGAAGATGGCGGCGGACCTCGCGGCGGTGACGGCGTTCGCGAAGGGCGAGACCAAGGGCATCGAGGTGGACGTTCCGCCGCCCAGCACGCGGCTGTGGGCGGGTAAGTACGATCGGGGCACCGCGCCGCAGAAGACGTTCGCGCTCATGCTCGCGGCACGGGGCCCCGTCGACCTGATCACCGGGGCAGCAATCGACGTGGGAAAGACGCTGGCCGGGGACAACTACCTGCAGTTCCACCACTTCTTTCCCAAAGCGGCCCTCCTACGCGACGGCATCAGGTTCGAGCAGGCCAACGTCCTCGCGAACATCGTCATGCTGACCGCGATCAGCAACCAGAAGATCTCCGACCTGCCGCCGTCCGCCTACCTGAAGGCCGAAATCGACTTCAGTGACGAACGGACGATCCGCGAGCGGCTCGACACCTGCCTCGTCTCCGCGCCCGCTTTCGACGCGGCCATGCGTGGCGACTACAAGGCGTTTCTCGCCGCCCGGTCGGAGACCCTGCTGGATTGGGCTAGGGATCTCATCCAGCGCGGCCTGGCGACGGAGGCCGCGCCGGTTGAGCTCGACGAGGAGAGCCTGCGGCTCGCGAACGAGGTCGAGGTCGTGGACGAGGACACCGACGACTGA
- a CDS encoding JAB domain-containing protein, producing the protein MRVTDLPEADRPRERLLEHGPRALAERELLALVLGEGRPGVDVIELASRLLADHGGLAAVAAADPGALQRSAGIGPARAARLTAVFELARRAATPPRLGRITATEDIAVAAAPLLRGLRHERAVVVVCDAGGRILKTATLTDGAADRTQIPVRDVLSLVLALGGARFAVAHNHPSGRTEPSEADVRVTARLREAATTVGLRLLDHVIVTETSWARIP; encoded by the coding sequence ATGCGCGTCACTGATCTGCCCGAGGCCGATCGGCCCAGGGAACGGCTGCTTGAGCACGGCCCGCGTGCGCTTGCCGAGCGGGAGCTGCTGGCGCTGGTGCTGGGTGAGGGCCGTCCCGGCGTGGACGTCATCGAGCTGGCGTCCCGGTTGCTCGCCGACCATGGCGGGCTGGCCGCGGTGGCGGCGGCCGATCCGGGCGCGCTCCAGCGGTCGGCGGGGATAGGCCCGGCCAGGGCGGCCCGGCTGACGGCGGTGTTCGAGCTGGCGCGACGCGCGGCCACGCCGCCGCGCCTCGGCCGGATCACGGCCACCGAGGACATAGCGGTCGCCGCCGCACCGCTGCTGCGTGGTCTCCGGCACGAGAGGGCGGTCGTGGTCGTCTGCGACGCCGGCGGCCGGATCCTGAAGACGGCCACGCTCACTGATGGCGCGGCGGATCGCACCCAGATCCCAGTCCGCGACGTCCTGAGCCTGGTCCTCGCTCTGGGCGGCGCCCGTTTCGCAGTAGCGCACAACCATCCGAGCGGCCGGACGGAACCGAGCGAGGCGGATGTCCGAGTGACCGCCCGCCTCCGCGAGGCCGCGACCACGGTCGGGCTCCGCCTGCTCGACCACGTCATCGTCACCGAGACTTCGTGGGCCAGGATCCCGTGA
- a CDS encoding cobalamin biosynthesis protein, which yields MPIWYDPLGLALGVALDRLLADPQSPAHPVAVFGRGAARLEQVLYADDRRRGVLHVAVCVGGTATLGVLAVRATSRSRVLRTTLTALTTWAVLGGTTLAREGAYMSDALERGDLERARARLPHLCGRDPSGLEAPELARATVESLAENTSDAVVAPLFWGAVAGVPGMLAYRAINTLDAMVGHRSARYERFGWAAARLDDVANYVPARLTGVLTVLTAPDPGAARAMLRRDGHRHPSPNAGRCEAAFAGALGVTLGGKNVYGGRVEERPTMGDGPSPRVGDIPRAVRLTRAVSLAAACVAGVAMAGMSSFAGAWIRRRLAGG from the coding sequence ATGCCCATTTGGTATGACCCTCTGGGGCTCGCCCTCGGCGTCGCCCTCGACCGGCTCCTCGCCGACCCGCAGAGCCCCGCCCACCCGGTCGCGGTGTTCGGGCGCGGGGCGGCGCGGCTGGAGCAGGTCCTGTACGCGGACGACAGGCGCCGCGGCGTGCTGCACGTGGCCGTGTGCGTCGGCGGCACGGCCACGCTCGGCGTGCTGGCGGTGCGGGCGACCTCGCGCAGCAGAGTCCTCCGTACGACCCTGACGGCCCTGACCACCTGGGCCGTGCTCGGCGGCACCACCCTGGCCAGGGAGGGCGCGTACATGTCCGACGCCCTGGAGCGCGGCGACCTGGAACGCGCCAGGGCCCGGCTCCCCCACCTGTGCGGCCGGGACCCCAGCGGGCTGGAAGCCCCCGAGCTGGCCAGGGCCACGGTCGAGTCGCTGGCCGAGAACACCTCCGACGCCGTCGTGGCCCCCCTGTTCTGGGGCGCGGTGGCGGGGGTGCCGGGGATGCTGGCGTACCGGGCGATCAACACGCTGGACGCCATGGTCGGGCATCGATCCGCCCGTTACGAGAGGTTCGGCTGGGCCGCCGCCCGGCTCGACGACGTGGCGAACTACGTGCCGGCGCGGCTGACCGGCGTGCTCACCGTGCTGACCGCGCCCGATCCGGGCGCGGCGCGGGCCATGCTGCGCAGGGACGGGCATCGCCATCCCAGCCCGAACGCCGGGCGGTGCGAGGCCGCGTTCGCCGGCGCCCTCGGGGTCACGCTCGGCGGGAAGAACGTCTACGGGGGGAGGGTGGAGGAGCGGCCGACGATGGGTGACGGGCCTTCGCCTCGGGTGGGTGACATCCCCCGTGCGGTACGGCTGACGCGGGCCGTGAGCCTGGCCGCCGCCTGTGTGGCGGGGGTGGCCATGGCCGGGATGTCGTCGTTCGCGGGCGCCTGGATACGCCGCCGCCTGGCCGGGGGATAG
- a CDS encoding phosphotransferase yields MVATLLHEIPLQGGDVTDGVVRVGDTVRRPASRSTPAVHALLRHLEAVGFDGAPRVVGMDEFGREILTYVPGTTGLRLESVTDEALAQLAGLLRRFHDATAGFPLTELGWEGGSNDDRSPEVIGHCDLTPENVIFRHCSGGRSGSRSGSRSGGRSGDAGGGEAGPYALIDFDLARPTTRLFDIVTTLRHWAPISDPVDRAPLLRSVDVGARLRLFCDAYGVLPRDRRRLLELARLRFHRSYTVMRTRATVGGNWAKMWAGGAGERIRRAAAWLDVHEDELHAHLV; encoded by the coding sequence ATGGTCGCGACGCTCCTGCATGAGATTCCGCTGCAGGGCGGGGACGTGACAGACGGGGTGGTGCGCGTCGGTGACACCGTGCGCAGACCGGCCAGTAGGTCCACGCCCGCCGTTCATGCCCTGCTCAGACACCTTGAGGCCGTCGGGTTCGACGGGGCGCCGAGGGTGGTGGGGATGGATGAGTTCGGCCGGGAGATTCTCACCTATGTCCCTGGTACGACCGGGTTGCGGCTGGAGAGCGTGACCGATGAGGCGTTGGCCCAGCTTGCCGGGTTGTTGCGGCGGTTTCATGATGCGACCGCCGGGTTTCCGCTGACGGAGTTGGGGTGGGAAGGGGGGTCGAATGATGATCGGTCGCCGGAAGTGATCGGGCATTGTGATTTAACGCCTGAGAACGTGATATTTCGGCATTGCTCGGGTGGCCGCTCGGGCAGTCGCTCAGGCAGTCGCTCGGGTGGTCGTTCCGGGGACGCAGGGGGTGGCGAGGCCGGTCCGTACGCGTTGATTGATTTTGATCTGGCCCGGCCGACCACCAGGCTCTTCGACATCGTGACCACGCTGCGCCACTGGGCCCCCATCTCCGACCCCGTCGATCGCGCGCCCCTCCTCCGCTCCGTGGACGTCGGCGCCCGGCTCCGCCTGTTCTGCGACGCGTACGGCGTGCTGCCCCGCGACCGCCGCCGCCTCCTCGAACTGGCCAGGCTCCGCTTCCACCGCTCCTACACGGTCATGCGCACCCGCGCCACCGTCGGCGGCAACTGGGCCAAGATGTGGGCGGGCGGCGCCGGTGAGCGCATCCGGCGGGCCGCCGCGTGGCTGGATGTGCACGAAGATGAGCTTCATGCCCATTTGGTATGA
- a CDS encoding exodeoxyribonuclease III → MRLATWNVNSVKARLPRLLDWLAETAPDIVCLQETKCPAEAFPVAEVEALGYAAAAHGDGRWNGVALLSRAGLSEVTFSFPGEPGFGELEGVGAARPEARAIGATCGGMRVWSLYAPNGRTPDSPHYAYKLDWFAALRDALAAEVAAGPVVACGDYNVAPTDADVWDPALFAGATHVTPAERQALAELRALGLHDVVPTPMKGPHPFTYWDYRAGMFHQNKGMRIDLVYASGDVAGRVRSAYVDREARKGKGPSDHAPIVVDLDT, encoded by the coding sequence ATGCGCCTGGCTACCTGGAACGTGAACTCCGTCAAGGCACGGCTGCCCCGGCTGCTCGACTGGCTGGCGGAGACCGCGCCCGACATCGTGTGCCTGCAGGAGACCAAATGCCCCGCGGAGGCGTTCCCGGTGGCGGAGGTGGAGGCACTCGGCTACGCCGCCGCGGCCCACGGCGACGGCCGCTGGAACGGTGTCGCGCTGCTGTCCAGGGCCGGGCTGTCGGAGGTGACGTTCAGCTTCCCCGGCGAGCCCGGCTTCGGAGAGCTCGAAGGGGTCGGCGCCGCCCGCCCCGAAGCCCGCGCCATCGGCGCGACCTGCGGCGGGATGCGCGTCTGGTCCCTGTACGCGCCCAACGGCCGCACGCCCGACTCGCCCCACTACGCCTACAAGCTCGACTGGTTCGCCGCGCTGCGCGACGCGCTGGCCGCCGAGGTGGCCGCCGGGCCCGTGGTGGCCTGCGGCGACTACAACGTGGCGCCGACGGACGCCGACGTGTGGGATCCCGCCCTCTTCGCCGGAGCCACCCACGTCACGCCCGCAGAACGCCAGGCGCTGGCCGAGCTGCGCGCCCTCGGGCTGCACGACGTGGTGCCCACGCCGATGAAGGGGCCGCATCCGTTCACGTACTGGGACTACCGGGCCGGGATGTTCCACCAGAACAAGGGGATGCGGATCGACCTCGTGTACGCGAGCGGGGACGTGGCCGGGCGGGTGCGGTCCGCGTACGTGGACCGGGAGGCCCGCAAGGGGAAGGGGCCGTCGGATCACGCGCCGATCGTGGTTGACCTGGACACATAA
- a CDS encoding site-specific integrase translates to MAEGRTFKRCSCRNSDGKALGQQCPKLRRADGGWSYRHGIWNYQIELPPGSDGKRRGPLRRGGFATQDAAKAELGQVRDLLALADPREPATRIQIADLIKRTLAETDTLPDAETVRRKIKTGQHLTQEITVAQWLAEFLNRKRKIEETTRRSYEGHIRLYLTPYLGRLRLDQLKVSDIALMFEQIEEFNDTIAERRAHPDPQIRATVKYRRPISIATMHRIRATLRHALNVAMRQDRLIDFNPAAVLEMAAYTRPKPLVWTDDRVRAWQQDFRGYREREKQRRGGRRVDPIDAYTSAPRPSPVMVWTPAQTRLFLEEARRHRLFALYQLIALRGLRRGEACGLRWKEVDLDGQTLTINWQLVQLAWDVREGTPKTDASVRTIALDTDTARVLRAHRQQQLQERLAMGEAWADTGFVFTQPDGNRLHPQHISDQFLWLAYLAGLPPIRLHDLRHGAASLMLAAGVEMKVVQETLGHTSSAFTADTYTSVYPQVAMAAAEKTAALLFGKEDQTAPGQVISLRS, encoded by the coding sequence ATGGCCGAGGGACGCACCTTCAAACGCTGCTCCTGCCGCAACAGCGACGGCAAGGCACTCGGGCAGCAATGCCCCAAGCTGCGCCGCGCCGACGGCGGATGGAGCTACCGGCACGGCATTTGGAACTACCAGATCGAACTCCCACCCGGCAGCGACGGTAAGCGGCGCGGGCCGCTGCGGCGCGGTGGCTTCGCCACCCAGGACGCCGCCAAGGCCGAGCTTGGGCAAGTGCGTGACCTGCTCGCGCTGGCCGACCCGCGTGAGCCCGCCACTCGCATCCAGATCGCTGACCTGATCAAGCGGACGCTGGCCGAGACCGACACCCTCCCGGACGCGGAAACGGTCCGACGCAAGATCAAGACCGGGCAGCATCTGACCCAGGAGATCACCGTCGCGCAGTGGCTGGCCGAGTTCCTCAACCGCAAACGGAAGATCGAAGAGACCACCCGCCGCTCCTACGAAGGCCACATCCGCCTCTACCTCACCCCCTACCTGGGGCGGCTGCGGCTGGATCAGCTCAAGGTCAGCGACATCGCGTTGATGTTCGAGCAGATCGAGGAGTTCAACGACACCATCGCCGAACGCCGCGCCCACCCCGACCCGCAGATACGGGCCACGGTGAAGTACCGGCGGCCGATCAGCATCGCCACCATGCACCGCATCCGCGCCACCCTCCGGCACGCACTTAACGTGGCCATGCGGCAAGACCGGCTGATCGACTTCAACCCTGCCGCTGTCTTGGAGATGGCCGCCTACACCCGGCCCAAGCCTCTGGTGTGGACTGACGACCGGGTCCGCGCCTGGCAACAGGACTTCCGCGGCTACCGGGAGAGGGAGAAGCAGCGACGAGGCGGGCGGCGGGTCGATCCCATCGACGCCTACACCAGCGCGCCCCGCCCCTCCCCGGTCATGGTCTGGACGCCCGCCCAGACTCGACTGTTCCTCGAAGAAGCACGACGCCACCGCCTGTTCGCCCTCTACCAGCTGATCGCACTGCGTGGGCTGCGCCGAGGCGAGGCGTGCGGGCTGCGGTGGAAGGAGGTCGATCTCGACGGCCAGACCTTGACCATCAACTGGCAGCTCGTGCAGCTGGCCTGGGACGTTCGTGAGGGCACCCCGAAGACTGACGCCTCGGTGCGGACCATCGCCCTGGACACCGACACCGCCCGGGTGCTGCGCGCCCACCGGCAGCAGCAGCTCCAGGAACGCTTGGCCATGGGCGAGGCATGGGCGGACACCGGATTCGTGTTCACCCAGCCCGACGGCAACCGGCTGCATCCCCAGCACATCTCCGACCAGTTTCTCTGGCTGGCCTACCTCGCCGGCCTGCCACCCATCCGCCTGCACGATCTCCGCCACGGCGCGGCCTCACTGATGCTGGCGGCCGGGGTGGAGATGAAGGTGGTGCAGGAAACGCTGGGGCACACCTCCAGCGCGTTCACCGCCGACACCTACACCTCCGTCTATCCGCAGGTGGCCATGGCCGCGGCCGAGAAGACCGCGGCTCTGCTGTTCGGCAAGGAAGACCAGACCGCGCCCGGGCAAGTCATCTCGCTGAGGAGCTGA
- a CDS encoding AfsR/SARP family transcriptional regulator, translating to MDIRVLGPVEVSEGGAQVPVEGAQQQCVLGMLAAHHGAYVPVDRLIDALWEEDPPKTAKTIVQLKVSQLRKTLGERIASTTAGYSLAVPAEEVDLVRFRRLAAEGHAAGRPELAVAAWERALEQWRGQPLQGVGTGWVEQRVRMPLLRELWDLLEELAAALIELGRHREVPTLLQGVRHEEPLRETPHALAMTALWHDGRTAEALELFHDVQRLLARELGVDPGPRLRDLHQRIVQGHRPMVPRQLPRDVAGFVGRRAEAERLRCLLRDGRVAVVTGAAGIGKSALAVRVGYQVAPCYPDGQLHVDLGGHGQGEPLPPERVLPRLLGALGVPAPNGAAEQLGLYRSTLAGRRVLLVLDNAASAEQVRPLLPGGDTCGVIVTSRDALRGLALQGAQSVRLGTLSPEEARDLLAGLVGSEPVQADPEAAAELAELCGHLPLALAIAGANLLGRAGLRDYIQELHADRWSTLAVEGDAQATVATAFAGSYAALPPDAQVLFRRFGLVPGCDFTAASAARLAGGDPGTARRLLSRLASAHLVEEHAPGRYRLHDLVALYAREHCTEGDDDPAPLHAYYLHTVRAAGRLLAPSVELLPLTPEDPPDDAERFAGAEAASTWFRAEQLNLLAVIDHARGRLLWRLVESLRAFMYDGYQPDVIIALAGRALAEAERADDRAGQAAMRHTLANAWFMLNEPRPAIRHSQLAARLYDEIGWKTGTLLALSNLVMGTTSLGNLHESLANHERIIRLWEAFEPTTKLAMALENYAITLLWAGRAGDALDRQLRSLRVRQALAEPPGGQARAHTVLGDIHLTLGNVEAAIDAFDRGLEAASGGSGQDRAAGRPAAGGSQVARTLAGAALAWYLKGDAARAADLARLAVRAAGEDRRPSSGYDEASGTLARVDVSLGLDERVRLLEDVLAAYRDRAYPFLDTRARVWLAEVLVEGGRPVEAARHARQARDAAVRYGMRRLEGQALTVLARACPDGIHDARRAVELHREFGHRLDEAAAQAVLDRLLDRP from the coding sequence ATGGACATCCGCGTGCTCGGCCCGGTCGAGGTCAGCGAGGGCGGCGCCCAGGTTCCGGTCGAGGGCGCGCAGCAGCAGTGCGTGCTGGGGATGCTGGCGGCCCACCACGGGGCGTACGTGCCGGTGGACCGGCTCATCGACGCCCTGTGGGAGGAGGACCCGCCCAAGACCGCCAAGACCATCGTCCAGCTCAAGGTCTCCCAGCTCCGTAAGACGCTCGGCGAGCGCATCGCCAGCACGACGGCCGGCTACTCCCTGGCCGTCCCCGCGGAGGAGGTGGACCTGGTCCGCTTCCGCCGCCTTGCAGCCGAGGGGCACGCGGCAGGCCGGCCCGAGCTCGCGGTGGCCGCCTGGGAACGGGCGCTGGAGCAGTGGCGCGGCCAGCCGCTGCAGGGCGTCGGCACCGGCTGGGTCGAGCAGCGCGTCCGCATGCCGCTGCTGCGCGAGCTGTGGGACCTGCTGGAGGAGCTGGCCGCCGCCCTCATCGAGCTGGGCCGCCACCGCGAGGTGCCCACGCTGCTGCAGGGCGTCAGGCACGAGGAGCCGCTCAGGGAGACGCCGCACGCGCTGGCCATGACGGCGCTGTGGCACGACGGCCGCACCGCCGAGGCGCTGGAGCTCTTCCACGACGTGCAGCGGCTGCTGGCCAGGGAGCTGGGCGTCGATCCAGGCCCCCGCCTGCGCGACCTGCACCAGCGCATCGTTCAGGGGCACCGGCCGATGGTGCCGCGCCAGCTCCCCAGGGACGTGGCCGGGTTCGTCGGCAGGCGGGCCGAGGCCGAACGGCTGCGGTGCCTGCTGCGCGACGGGCGCGTCGCCGTGGTGACCGGGGCGGCCGGCATCGGCAAGTCCGCGCTGGCCGTGCGCGTCGGCTACCAGGTCGCCCCCTGCTACCCCGACGGCCAGCTGCACGTGGACCTGGGCGGCCACGGCCAGGGCGAGCCGCTGCCGCCCGAGCGGGTGCTGCCCCGCCTGCTCGGCGCGCTCGGCGTGCCCGCGCCCAACGGCGCCGCCGAGCAGCTCGGCCTCTACCGGTCCACGCTGGCCGGCCGCCGCGTGCTCCTCGTCCTCGACAACGCCGCCTCCGCCGAGCAGGTACGCCCCCTGCTGCCGGGCGGCGACACCTGCGGCGTGATCGTCACCAGCCGCGACGCGCTCCGGGGCCTCGCCCTGCAAGGGGCGCAGAGTGTACGGCTCGGCACGCTCAGCCCTGAAGAGGCCCGCGACCTGCTGGCCGGCCTGGTCGGCAGCGAGCCCGTCCAGGCCGACCCCGAGGCCGCCGCCGAGCTGGCCGAGCTCTGCGGCCACCTGCCGCTGGCCCTGGCCATCGCCGGCGCGAACCTCCTCGGCCGGGCCGGCCTGCGCGACTACATCCAGGAGCTGCACGCCGACCGCTGGAGCACGCTGGCCGTCGAGGGCGACGCGCAGGCCACGGTGGCCACGGCGTTCGCCGGCTCGTACGCGGCGCTCCCGCCGGACGCCCAGGTGCTGTTCCGGCGCTTCGGGCTGGTGCCCGGCTGCGACTTCACCGCCGCCTCCGCCGCCCGGCTGGCCGGCGGCGACCCGGGCACGGCCAGGCGGCTGCTGTCCAGGCTCGCCTCGGCCCACCTCGTGGAGGAGCACGCGCCCGGCCGCTACCGGCTGCACGACCTGGTCGCCCTGTACGCCCGCGAGCACTGCACCGAGGGGGACGACGATCCCGCGCCGCTGCACGCGTACTACCTGCACACCGTACGGGCCGCGGGGCGGCTGCTCGCCCCCTCCGTCGAGCTGCTCCCGCTGACCCCCGAGGACCCGCCGGACGACGCCGAACGGTTCGCCGGCGCCGAGGCCGCGAGCACCTGGTTCCGCGCCGAGCAGCTCAACCTGCTCGCCGTGATCGACCACGCCCGAGGCCGGCTGCTGTGGCGGCTGGTGGAGAGCCTGCGGGCCTTCATGTACGACGGCTACCAGCCCGACGTGATCATCGCGCTGGCCGGCCGCGCCCTGGCCGAGGCCGAGCGGGCGGACGACCGCGCCGGGCAGGCCGCGATGCGCCACACGCTGGCCAACGCCTGGTTCATGCTGAACGAGCCGCGCCCCGCCATCCGCCACTCCCAGCTCGCCGCCCGCCTCTACGACGAGATCGGCTGGAAGACCGGCACCCTGCTCGCGCTGAGCAACCTGGTCATGGGCACCACCAGCCTCGGCAACCTGCACGAGAGCCTGGCCAACCACGAGCGCATCATCCGGCTGTGGGAGGCGTTCGAGCCCACGACCAAGCTGGCCATGGCGCTGGAGAACTACGCGATCACCCTGCTGTGGGCCGGCCGCGCCGGCGACGCGCTGGACCGGCAGCTCCGCTCCCTCCGCGTCCGGCAGGCGCTGGCCGAGCCGCCCGGCGGGCAGGCCAGGGCCCACACCGTGCTCGGCGACATCCATCTGACGCTGGGGAACGTCGAGGCCGCCATCGACGCCTTCGACCGGGGCTTGGAGGCGGCGTCCGGCGGCTCCGGGCAGGACCGGGCGGCGGGGCGTCCGGCGGCCGGTGGCTCTCAGGTGGCCCGCACGCTGGCGGGCGCCGCCCTGGCCTGGTACCTCAAGGGCGACGCCGCGCGCGCCGCAGATCTCGCCCGCCTGGCCGTGCGGGCCGCGGGCGAGGACCGCCGGCCGAGCAGCGGGTACGACGAGGCCAGCGGCACGCTCGCCCGCGTGGACGTCTCGCTCGGCCTCGACGAGCGCGTCCGGCTGCTGGAGGACGTGCTGGCCGCCTACCGCGACAGGGCCTACCCCTTCCTCGACACCCGGGCCCGCGTGTGGCTGGCGGAGGTGCTCGTGGAGGGCGGGCGACCGGTCGAGGCCGCCCGCCACGCCCGCCAGGCCCGCGACGCGGCCGTCCGGTACGGCATGCGGCGGCTCGAAGGGCAGGCGCTGACCGTGCTGGCCAGGGCGTGCCCCGACGGCATCCATGACGCGCGGAGAGCCGTGGAGCTGCACCGCGAGTTCGGGCACCGGCTGGACGAGGCGGCGGCGCAGGCCGTACTGGACCGGCTCCTCGACCGGCCCTGA